A genome region from uncultured Fusobacterium sp. includes the following:
- a CDS encoding thiamine ABC transporter substrate-binding protein — MKKIILSLMFVISAVIFGEEIVVYGPSSSKWIGKSFAPVFKEKTGVDIKYVSIDGLVSRLKLEGKNPKADIVVGFTSLNTEIAKRENLIVPYIPKNIKNIYSEKLVMDKEGYVTPFDYGMLAINYDTTKIENVPKTLADLGKINKKLLVENPSTSATGEEALLWSIALYGENWKEFWKTLKPAIYNVEPGWSEAFAKLTTGEAPMMIGYATSNLFFVADEEQKKFDSFLLDDGTFMYLEGVSLVNKKDIKGGAKLFMEYVLSDEFQDLVPAKNYMFPVTKGEMPEGFEVVPTTDKTVKLSKEQVEDLVNNLDKYKKELVDILKK, encoded by the coding sequence ATGAAAAAAATTATATTATCATTGATGTTTGTTATTTCAGCAGTTATTTTTGGTGAAGAGATTGTAGTTTATGGACCAAGCTCTTCTAAATGGATAGGAAAATCTTTTGCACCAGTATTTAAAGAAAAAACAGGAGTAGATATTAAATATGTTTCAATTGATGGATTAGTGTCAAGATTGAAATTAGAAGGGAAAAATCCAAAGGCAGATATAGTAGTTGGATTTACATCTTTAAACACAGAAATTGCTAAAAGAGAGAATTTAATAGTTCCTTATATTCCTAAAAATATAAAAAATATCTATTCAGAAAAACTTGTAATGGATAAAGAGGGATATGTAACACCATTTGACTATGGAATGTTAGCAATAAACTATGATACTACAAAAATTGAAAATGTACCTAAAACTTTAGCTGATTTAGGAAAGATAAATAAAAAACTTTTAGTTGAAAATCCATCGACTTCAGCAACTGGAGAAGAGGCATTACTATGGAGTATCGCTCTTTATGGAGAAAATTGGAAAGAGTTTTGGAAAACTTTAAAACCAGCTATATATAATGTAGAGCCTGGATGGAGTGAAGCTTTTGCTAAATTAACTACTGGAGAAGCTCCTATGATGATAGGTTATGCTACAAGTAATCTTTTCTTTGTTGCTGATGAGGAGCAAAAGAAATTTGATAGTTTCTTATTAGATGATGGAACTTTTATGTATTTAGAAGGGGTTTCACTTGTTAATAAGAAAGATATAAAAGGTGGAGCAAAATTATTTATGGAATATGTATTAAGTGATGAGTTCCAAGATTTAGTACCAGCTAAAAACTATATGTTCCCAGTTACAAAGGGAGAAATGCCAGAGGGATTTGAAGTAGTTCCTACTACTGATAAAACTGTAAAACTATCTAAAGAGCAAGTTGAAGATCTTGTAAACAATCTAGATAAATATAAAAAAGAACTTGTGGATATTTTGAAAAAATAA